Proteins encoded together in one Bradyrhizobium sp. PSBB068 window:
- a CDS encoding TetR family transcriptional regulator, whose product MEQVAASVRAVPGALYHYFRDKEDLIFHCYLRGLAIYRHEIEAAAEPGIDGLEIIRRFVRGRLRPEGQRMILFTDIDALAAPYSSEVHARRWQNAARLADILERGVADGSVACDEPLLTAVALISILDWVPFWLSERDYYTRQQAIDAIDDIITHGVYRREIAVPEMPEPLSLAPFLEARARLNKRAAKFDRMLSIASDSFNRRGVSGTSLESIAADAGMTRAGIYYHFSEKESLLLACLRRGLAGEIAIHEHLQEHSLGAFEHTVQRIRLLLMLHDTPCGPKATYHNINYLNDVDRKEYVRQVLATIRRDQDSYQRWIDEGRFRRIDRYFAERILTGMGHWYPIWFKIRRDWSAVEIADHFARLFLSGLKPRRRG is encoded by the coding sequence ATGGAGCAGGTCGCGGCGTCGGTTCGGGCCGTGCCGGGCGCGCTGTACCACTATTTCCGCGACAAGGAAGATTTGATCTTCCACTGCTATCTGCGGGGACTGGCGATCTATCGGCACGAGATCGAAGCCGCCGCCGAGCCCGGCATCGACGGGCTCGAGATCATCAGGCGCTTCGTGCGCGGCAGGCTGCGGCCCGAAGGCCAGCGCATGATCCTGTTCACCGATATCGATGCGCTCGCCGCGCCCTATAGCAGCGAGGTCCATGCCAGGCGCTGGCAGAACGCCGCGCGGCTGGCGGACATCCTGGAACGCGGCGTGGCGGACGGCTCGGTCGCCTGCGACGAGCCGCTGCTGACCGCGGTGGCGCTAATCTCCATCCTGGACTGGGTGCCGTTCTGGCTGTCCGAACGCGACTACTACACGCGCCAGCAGGCGATCGACGCCATCGACGACATCATCACGCACGGCGTGTACCGGCGCGAGATCGCGGTTCCCGAGATGCCCGAACCGCTCAGCCTTGCGCCGTTCCTCGAGGCCCGCGCGAGGCTGAACAAGCGGGCTGCGAAGTTCGACAGGATGCTGTCGATCGCCTCCGACAGCTTCAACCGCAGGGGCGTGTCGGGCACGTCGCTCGAGAGCATCGCCGCGGATGCGGGCATGACCCGCGCCGGGATCTACTATCACTTCAGTGAAAAGGAGAGCCTGCTGCTGGCTTGCCTGCGACGCGGGCTCGCCGGCGAAATCGCCATTCACGAGCACCTGCAGGAGCACAGCCTCGGCGCCTTCGAACACACCGTTCAGCGGATCCGCCTGCTGCTGATGCTGCACGACACGCCCTGCGGACCGAAGGCGACCTATCACAACATCAACTATCTCAACGACGTGGACCGGAAGGAATATGTCCGACAGGTGCTGGCGACGATCCGGCGAGACCAGGACAGCTATCAACGCTGGATCGACGAGGGCCGCTTCCGTCGCATCGACAGATATTTCGCCGAGCGGATTTTAACCGGCATGGGGCATTGGTATCCGATCTGGTTCAAGATCAGGCGTGATTGGTCTGCCGTCGAGATCGCCGATCACTTCGCGCGGCTCTTCCTCTCGGGCCTCAAGCCGCGCCGGCGGGGTTGA